ATCTGTAGATAACTTTGTAGTTTCTCTAGGTGCTTTATTACACGATATTGCCGACAGTAAATTTCATGATGGCGATGAAACCCTTGGACCTAAACTAGCACGCGAATTTTTATTTAAACTAAATGTAGACTCTTTAGTTATTGAACATGTTATAAATATTATTGAAAATATTTCTTTTAAAATGAGTCTTTCAACAAACAAAACAGAACGATTCACATCTGCAGAATTAAATGTTATACAAGATGCCGATAGATTAGATGCCATTGGCGCTATTGGTATAGCAAGATGCTTTAATTATGGTGGTTTTAAAAATAGAGCACTTTACAATCCAGATATAAAGCCAAATCTTAATATGAGTAAATCGGAGTATAAAAACTCAACAGCTCCAACAATCAATCATTTTTATGAAAAACTATTGTTGTTAAAAGATAAAATGAATACTAAAACAGGAAAAAAGATAGCCAATGAACGCCACGATTACATGTTAAGTTTTTTAGATCAATTTTATAAAGAATGGCACGGTACTAACCTATAATCATCTTTATTTCCTTTCTATAACTTGATGCGCTTTTACCTGTTATCTCATTAAACTGCTTATTAAAATGCGAGAAATTATTAAATCCGCATTCAAAACAAACATCGGCAATACTCATTTGGCTTTCGTTAAGTAACTTTGTAGCATGTACTACTCTATATTCATTAACTAATTGTGTGAATGTTTTCCCAGTTGCTTTCTTAAAATAACGACAAAATGCTGGTACAGTCATACTTACCTCATTTGCTATTTCATCTAAAGTAATATGTTTTTGAAAATTTTTATTAACATATTTAAAAATAACATCTACTTTAGAACTATCCTGTGCTTCAGTTTCAAAAGCAAAACCATCAGCATTCAACAAATTATAATCATCTGTTTTTGCTAAATAATTCAATATATCTAAAAATTTCAAGACACGCTTAAGACCATCATATTCTGAAAGTTTTTCAATTTTAGATCCTATCTTCTTTTTGGTACCTACTTTAAATCGGATTCCTTTTTTTGCTCTTTCAAATAAAGATACTATAGGAGCTATTTCTGGAACATTAAGAAAGTCATCTCCTAAAAAATTAGACCTAAACTGTATAGTCGTTTCTGTACCGTTTGCAGTTAATCTATCTGTAAACCCATTATGAGGTAAATTAGATCCTATTAATATAAGTTGACTATTATTAAAATAAGATAAATGGTTACCAATATGTGTTTTTCCTTGCCCTTTGTTAATATAAATAAGCTCCAATTCTGGATGAAAATGCCAATATGCACCATTCTTATCTACAGTATCTACATGTTGCTTAACTAATATAGAACTTCCGAAACTAGGGGTGAGCTTCCTAAAAGTTGGTTTTTTATTAATCATAACAAATCTATTATATTACAAAATTACAATATATAACTCTGGAAACGTATCATTTATTACCGAAATTGTGTGTTATTTTATCATCACACTCATTTAACATTTAGTTAACAGATAATTTAGCATATAAATAGGTCAAATTTGATGTTTTTTTTACTTCACTTCTGCAGTAATTTTGTCTTGCAGATTATTAGTAATATATGCTATCGTAAAACATTTAGTAATGTATTTATTAAAGTTACACGATAATTAAAACTTAAAAGATTTAAAAAACATATAATAGCTCTGATAATAAAGAGTTTACAATATTCATTAATAATTAGTTTAATGTCTTATTTAGTTTAGTTGGTAAAGTGAGCTGTGGTGGCTCACTTTTTTTTGATTTAATTTTAAATTGTAAACTACATAAACTTAAGGTCTACATTCGGATCAAGTCAAAAAGTTGCTCTACTAATAATTAGTAATGTTTAATGGTAATTGTTTGCATGATAAATATCATATCATTTCTAGGAATAAATAATTAAATTAAAACATTGAAAATATTTTGTGTGCAATTTAATACTTCCGTTTTTTATTTCAACTAATTACCATACGCAAGATATTTCTCAATAGAATTCATTCACTTTAATTACTATTATTATGAAATTTCTGTATCTAATAATTTTAGTTTGTTCTTTTCATATTTCAGAAGCTCAAGCAATTGACAGCACAATAACAAAAACACCTCAAGAACTATATGACTTCCACACTTTAAAACAAAAAAGGAATAAAACTGCAGCATGGATTCTAGTTGGTAGTGGACTAATAATGACCATGTCTGGGTTAGTTATTAATAGTACAGATGAAGCTGCAGAAGCTCTTACTCTAGGTTTAGTGGATATAGAAGAGGTGCATAAAGGAGATTGGTTAATTTATACTGGTGGAGCAACATCGCTTGCGAGTATTCCATTCTTTATATCAGGGAGTAAACACAAAAGAAAAGCAACCCTTTCATTAAAAGGAGAACAAAATTTAGTCGGAAATATAACTTTTCGCAAATTCAATAATTTGTCAGTTGAATTAAAAATAGATTTTTAATGATTCAATAAAGATTAAAATGAATAGGCTACTCATCAATTTAGTTTTATTTTTTTTTACTTCATGTATGCCTTTAAGAATTGCTCCTTTTATTAAAGATTATAAAATTATGCTTGTGTTTTTTGAGGGTTCAAAGGAAGTATAGGCTTCTCCTTTTTAGAACTCCTTAAATAGATCATGTCCAAAAGTTGTATTTAAGCAAAAATTCCAGTTAATCTAAAGCCGAAATTTCACTTTACAAGTAGCAGCAAACCCAATTATTAGTATTTCTATTAAAAATTGCCTTAATTATATGCTAAATTACCTTAACATATACTTAACATTTATTTAACTGATAATTTAGCATATAAATTAGCCAAAATGAATGTTTTCTAAACACTCCTTCCCATATACCTTTGCAGTGTTGAACGTTAAAAAATTCAAATCATGAAAAATGTAATTAAAAAAAGCATTCTATTAGTAACAGTGTTTACTACAATGCTAAGTATCGCAAATGAAATTCCTAACAACATTAAAAAAACGTATAAGGAAACAGCATTAACAATTAATAATGTAAGCCAAGGAGATTTATTAACTATTAAAGATTACAATGGTATTGTTCTTTATAAGGAATTAATAAAATCTAATGGGACTTATAAAAAAGGATTCGATTTAACTGCGCTTCCAAGTGGAGATTATTTTTTCGAAGTTGATAAAGACATGGAAATTAAAACAATTCCATTTACCGTTAATTATCAAAGTGTGGTATTTAATAAGGAAAAAGAAACTTCAATCTACAAACCTTATTTAAGACAAAAAGGAGATTTAATACTTATTTCAAAACTAGCTCCGAATTTAGAACCTTTGAAAGTTAGCATCTATTCTGAATTAGAAAGTGGTTCTGAATTATTATACACTCAAAATATTGAAGGCCTACAATCTATTGATATAGCATATAGATTAAAAAAAGGAAGCTTTAAAATAGTATTCAACTCTAATGGTAAAGAGTTTACAAAATTCATTAATAATTAGTTTAATGTCTTATTTAGTTTAGTTGGTAAAGTGGGCTGTGGTGGCCCACTTTTTTTTTGCATCATTTTCTCTTCCAGTACTTTTTATAAAATATAAATCTGCTGTGTTAATTGCTTTTATTTAGAGATTAACACTTTTCTTGATATTAATACAAAACCAATCTACTTTGTAATAATATGCTCTATTAACAAATAAATATGCCTTTTTAATTAACATAAAGTTAATGTAAAAATAACAGATAAAATACCATATAAATACATCAAAATCAATGTTTTACAAACTTAAAATCTGTCCTATATTTGTAGTGTTGAACGTTATAAAACTCCAAATTATGAAAAACGTAATTAAAAACACAAAAAAAGGAATCTTAATGGTAACTATGTTTGTTACCTTGTTAAGCTTCGCAAACGAGAGATCATTTACAATTAAAAATGATGCTAACAGAACCTCACTGACTTTTTACAATGTAAAAGAAGGGAACCTATTATCTATTAAAGATGATAACGGAATCATATTATACAAAGAGCTCATTCAGGAACAAGGAACTTACTCAAAAGGATTTGATTTAACTTCACTACCAGATGACAACTATATTTTTGAACTAGAAAAGGATATGGAAATTGAAACTATTCCTTTCACTGTAAAATCTAGTGTAGTTGAATTTGACAAAGAAGAGGGAAAAATAATTTTCAAACCCTTTACAAGAGTCGTTGGTAATTTAGTTTATCTTACACAACTTGCACTAAATGATGAATCTTTTAAAGTAAACATCTACTATTCAAACTCTAATTTTACTTCAGATTCAGAACTCGTATATTCTGAAAAAATTGAAAACACAAAAGACATTAAAAGAGTTTACAAATTAGTTGGTTTATACAAAGGTAATTACAAAATTGTTTGTAATCTAGACGATAGAATATTTACAAAATTCATTAACTAAACAGTTAACAAGCCAACCCCGTTAAAAAAGGTGAGCAATAGTTGCTCACCTTTTTGTTTTTTAAAACAACCTCAACTGCCCTTCTTTATATGGTTCATGTAAATTACAGTTGAGTTTAGGCATTTGTGTATCCTTAAAATATTTTTGTCTTGCTAATTTTACTAAGTTATTAATTTGTTCAGCTATTTTACCTTCTCCATGCATTCTTGTGCCATAAAGGCTATCATTTAGGTGTCCTCCATGGCAACTTTCTATTTGATGTAATACTTTTTCAGCGCGATCGGGCATTGTTTTATGAATCCAATCTGAAAAAATCTCACCAATAGCTCCGTTTAATCTAACAATAGTATGTGCAATAGATAAAGCACCATAATCTGAAGCTGCTTTTGCCAATGGC
The nucleotide sequence above comes from Flavobacteriaceae bacterium HL-DH10. Encoded proteins:
- a CDS encoding HD domain-containing protein: MTNSEDIINKTKTFVKETLAHAEGGHDWFHTLRVYNNSLLISKNESVDNFVVSLGALLHDIADSKFHDGDETLGPKLAREFLFKLNVDSLVIEHVINIIENISFKMSLSTNKTERFTSAELNVIQDADRLDAIGAIGIARCFNYGGFKNRALYNPDIKPNLNMSKSEYKNSTAPTINHFYEKLLLLKDKMNTKTGKKIANERHDYMLSFLDQFYKEWHGTNL
- a CDS encoding AraC family transcriptional regulator, which produces MINKKPTFRKLTPSFGSSILVKQHVDTVDKNGAYWHFHPELELIYINKGQGKTHIGNHLSYFNNSQLILIGSNLPHNGFTDRLTANGTETTIQFRSNFLGDDFLNVPEIAPIVSLFERAKKGIRFKVGTKKKIGSKIEKLSEYDGLKRVLKFLDILNYLAKTDDYNLLNADGFAFETEAQDSSKVDVIFKYVNKNFQKHITLDEIANEVSMTVPAFCRYFKKATGKTFTQLVNEYRVVHATKLLNESQMSIADVCFECGFNNFSHFNKQFNEITGKSASSYRKEIKMIIG